Proteins found in one Triticum aestivum cultivar Chinese Spring chromosome 4D, IWGSC CS RefSeq v2.1, whole genome shotgun sequence genomic segment:
- the LOC123097480 gene encoding probable protein S-acyltransferase 17, translated as MDVPWLLVAHGSVTALVVVSFLCGQWPIFEGTFVQSINHFLTSGAYRHFLRLVQAACGTGARDLVLGVEQYCCDRPNPILQVLYVAIIGGTYFIIVQSSFKYIPGYYVSVLHRYLSIVVVSIGAILFVLTSFSDPGTVTSENVSQYVSAYPFDNIIYVEKECSTCRITRPARAKHCRICNRCVARFDHHCGWMNNCIGEKNTRYFVAFLFW; from the exons ATGGACGTGCCGTGGCTGCTGGTGGCGCACGGGTCCGTGACGGCGCTGGTGGTTGTGTCGTTTCTCTGCGGGCAGTGGCCCATCTTCGAGGGCACCTTCGTTCAGAGCATCAACCACTTCCTCACCTCCGGAGCCTACCGCCACTTTCT GCGGCTCGTGCAGGCGGCGTGCGGTACTGGAGCCAGGGATCTCGTGCTCGGCGTCGAGCAGTACTGCTGCGACCGCCCTAACCCTATCCTGCAG GTTTTGTATGTTGCCATAATTGGCGGAACATATTTTATAATAGTGCAGTCATCTTTCAAGTACATTCCTGGGTATTACGTGAGTGTATTGCACAG GTACCTGAGCATTGTGGTTGTTTCTATTGGTGCTATACTCTTTGTCCTCACTAGCTTTTCTGATCCTGGGACTGTTACTTCTGAGAACGTGTCTCAGTATGTATCTGCCTATCCTTTTGACAACATTATTTATGTAGAGAAAGAATGTTCAACATGCAGGATTACCAG ACCAGCTAGGGCAAAGCACTGTAGAATATGCAATAGATGTGTGGCTCGATTTGATCATCACTGTGGATGGATG AATAATTGCATTGGGGAGAAGAATACTCGCTATTTTGTGGCCTTCTTAttttggtga